The DNA sequence CCGGTAGGCCCTTTTTGGTCCTTGGACGACAAAGTTTGGGATTCTTGGTGGGGGGGCATTAAGTGACAAATTAGCGGACCTACATTAGTACGGCGATAACACGCGAAAATgacaatttaatactaaattttATTATGGTTACTATATAGTTAATCATTGACTTTTGTGTATTTATCTATTGCCATAACTACATAAATATATCATAAGTGAGCCATTGATGATTTGACGTATTTGGCAATAACACTTTTTCCGTTCAAAGTAAATCTAAATTGGTCGAAGATGCATGATTTTATATCAAGTTAAAAATGGAAAACCCGTCTTACTGTCCAGATTTGAATGTCTATCATTGGCATTATTATTGCATCGCCTTACATCAGGGGGAGAAAAAGGCAAGTAAGACCCACTTATACGATCTcccctgcttcttcttcttcttcttttttcttttctctttaatGGATTTGATTTAATGTTTTAGCGACACGACACAAGTTAAGAAACACGGGACGTCATCCTCATTGAATGCGCTTATTGGATTTGATCACATTTGGGCGAGTATGGTAGTCATGATGTATCTCCTCTACCTAACCACACTTCTTTAAGGTACAAATATCACAAGAAACTAGCTGACCGAACTTACACCCGAACCCTCAGCCTTCTCAGCCGCCCCCCTCCCTAGCTGCTGACCAGTACCGCCCGACCAATGCGGCCCAACGCCGTCGCGGTCCCTTTATGTCTCTTCATTCCCTGGGGGAGATCTTTTCGAATGCCCTTCCGCAACCACCTTGATCCCTCTCTCATCTCTGCTTTGAAACTCACTTCTCTTCGCTCTCTCACAATTGCAGCTGGCCTAAGTGACACTGGTCATGACGCCATGGGCGACCTTGGATCGAGGTCCCCAACACGGCGGCAccatttcagagagagagaaagtgtgtgtgagagagagagcgtgaaGAATTTGGGTTGGGTGATGCCCTTGCAATGTCGGAGGAGGTTGAGCAGTGCGTGCAAATGTTGGCGGCCGGATTACAACGACCAAGCTGGGGTTTTGGATCCATGTTTTGCTGGAGGTTTGGATATGAATGAGGATAATTGtcttaaaaaatcccaaacctatTTTACGGCGGCcagtttagtcataaatcttttaattatgtcaatttagtcgtaaactttTTGAGTATTTGTCAATTTCGCCATAAGcctttcaattgtactaatttagtcataagcatTTTGACggtttgtcaatttaatcctaaattttttgacgatttgccaatatagtctttTAAGCCAATTATCTAAATaatagttttaggattgaattgatgatctttcgaaagatttaggactaaattgacacggtTGAAAGGTTTAACACCAAATGAGCATAGTGATAAATtgatatgactaaattgaaacaatttaaaagtttacgATTGCATTGACTCtcatataatatgtttataactttttggacaattatcttgATATGGATGGTTGTGAGAAAAATGGGGGCAAgatgttttgaaaaaggatGACAATCTTGTAAATAAGTGCATAATTTTGCTGGAGCTAAGGTATGTAGCTCAGAGTTTTGAAAACACGGGTTTGTTTTTAGTCATCAGTGAAAAACTCAGACATGTTTCGGTATTTTCCCGATAAAGAAGATTGTGCGCTCAAATTTAGGTTAATATTAGAGTTAGAAGTTTTGATAAGATCCACGGCCCAATGGGAATGGAATTACTATTCTCTAATTCGGTTTGCATGATGGAATAGTCTTTTGACTCGTTCCAAGGCAATGTCATGTTTGATTCACAGTAACTGCATGGGAAATAAAGTGGGAAAATACCAAAGAATGCCCATTATACACCTTGATGGGATACAACCAAGCGTTGATACTACaagaaatttcaaacaaatacATACTTGCAACGTTAACGCTCAATTTAACTCTTGCGTCGCAAAGAATCTCAAACCGGCATACACATggcaaatttaccatccattaagTTTCCTCGATATCACGTTAAACAGCCGACATGGAGACACCCGTGGCAAACAACTCCAATGATCATTGTGTAACGTGGATCCAACATGAAAGTAACATAAGTGGATCTCCTAAACAATGTCATGTTGGGGAAGCCAGCTCTAAAGAAAATGGGTTGAGATTGGTAATTTTGGCCTAAGAACTCCCTCACGTTTCAAAAATCTCCCATAATCTCTAATTTTGCCCTAAGATTTCGATATGTTTATCatgggtataccaatttggaattttgtTATATAAAGATTAATTTACGATAAATGCGTCACAAGTCTAACAATTTGCGACTTTTGTGAAGCAAAGATTGGTTAAGGGTAAATGTGGCATTGGtataccgatttgagattttttgcggTATTAACCCTAACCCGATTCACCAATTATAACTATGATAAATGAGAGATCATTACAATCTACGAGTATGGCTAGTTAATTTTCTTATCAAATAACAGtgataataataaattttcaagtaTAAGCACATCTCAATAATGTATCATGTAATCGTGATCGTAAAACTATAAGCCCTAGTTGCAACAAAGTATTACTGTTTCAAACAATACTTTAGATGATTACCTACCATATTTTCTAAAGGGATAGCTAATAATAACAAGATTCGCACAATAACGATGCAACAATCATAATTCAACTAAAATTTACATAATCAAATGCTATTGATTTAGATCGCCAATAAATTAGACTCCCAACTATTAAAATTACGGTTTGCCATCTTGAAGATAAAAATGCTTAATTGGACTTCGAATATGTACAGCGAGATCTCTCAACACGAAAGTTGCACTCAAGCTTTCCACATCGGATTCTTGTCCCGCCTCTTGTAAGAACATCGGTTTTTTATTAAGCAGGTGACGTGGACGCAAACTCCGATAACGAAGTCGTGTACTCTTCGCTCGACAAGGCCGTGACTATTTATTCGGGAACAAATTACGCGGCCCCATAACATACAACGCGGAAGAACTTTTTTCGAGCGCGCTACGTTATTCTAGATCATTGGCTTGTTTCCGGGAATTTCTTTTCTACCTAGGGCTATTTGCCAAACCTAAGGTCTTGAGAgcattcaattttttgtttcttttccaaagTGGAATACAACTTGTCAATGATCAATTCTGAGAACCGGCATTGAGAGGGGCTTTTCCTCTGTATTTTCGCAGGGGATTGTACGTCCGAATGCATGTTCTGATAGAGAGCTTTTAATTCCAATGTCATTTCATTTTAGTCTTATCGTTTCCGCTTGCGCGAGTTGATTTGGCGTAGAAGAATTCAAAGGACGAAACTGGACTTTTCACCATAAATCGCTCTTCCCACTATGACCCGACCCGTCCCCCACCACTCTTGCCAATTTGCCATTACTCTCTCTTCCCCCCGCCTCACCATTTTTGTCTTCATTTGTGGAAATATGAGCGAGACTGTGCGTTTGATCTCCGACggtctccatctccatctccatctccatctccatcatccctgattctctctctctctcatcgagATGTTGCCATAGTCAGGTGGTCTTAGTGAAGGCAACACCACGGCTACACCCCCAAAACTCACTGCTCTCGTCGGCAgactctcctcctcttcctgcatcctcctccttcatcttcctcgacctcttcttcttctcctcctccatcccGCGACCGCCGCCAGACCCCGAACCCGTCTAGGATCATGGAGGAGGTGTGGAAGGACATCACCCTCTCCTCCCTCcagccccaccaccaccaccacagcCCCTCCTCCGCTAGCCCCGCCTTGCGAGGGAACGGCCTGCAAGACTTCCTCGGGCGGCCCTCCCACGCGGACCCGGCGACCCCAGCCAACATCGCTTCCCCCTCCTCTTCGCTCCCTCCTCACCACCCTCTCACCTTCTTGAGCCTCAACAACTCCGGCCCCGAGTTTCACTTCCTCGACGACTCGAGCCCGCTCGGGCCGAGCACCGCTCGGTTTCAGAGCCACAACAGGACGGGAATGGCCTGCTTTAGCACTAACCCTTTTGAGGCTCTGGCGGACTCTGCTGACCCCGGGAATCATGGCGATGTTGCCGCTTTTGGGAATATGAAGAAAAGGGTGTCCGAGAATGAGGGCGGCTCGGGCGACCGGAGGCACAAGAGGATGATCAAGAACAGA is a window from the Rhodamnia argentea isolate NSW1041297 chromosome 8, ASM2092103v1, whole genome shotgun sequence genome containing:
- the LOC115744674 gene encoding protein FD-like, coding for MEEVWKDITLSSLQPHHHHHSPSSASPALRGNGLQDFLGRPSHADPATPANIASPSSSLPPHHPLTFLSLNNSGPEFHFLDDSSPLGPSTARFQSHNRTGMACFSTNPFEALADSADPGNHGDVAAFGNMKKRVSENEGGSGDRRHKRMIKNRESAARSRARKQAYTNELELQVAHLLEENARLKKQQEQLWVAEASQLPKEHSLHRSLTAPF